In Caretta caretta isolate rCarCar2 chromosome 15, rCarCar1.hap1, whole genome shotgun sequence, the genomic stretch GAACCCAGAATCTTGAGCTAGCGCAGAATATGTCAGCACATATCTTGAGTTGGGTGCACTGTGATAAGTATATTTAACACTGGCATGCTGTGCCCTGCCCTGCTTATCTGCTAGTCCCAGGTGTAGTTCAAATTGTTTCTTACGACTGCTAAATTCCACAATAGTTTAGGATTTATTTAATCTAGTGATCCCCTCTGTTTCACCACAGGAACTATGGTTCATCAGGCCAATTTTGGTTTCGTTTTCTTGAGTGTTTAAACTCTTGATGTGTGCCAATCGAGGGATCAACCCTTCAGTATTTCTCTGACTAGATCGAACCTTAAGTAACAAATATAATTGCAGATAGGAAAGACAAAATATAAATCATCATGCTGTTTAAGCTTAATGCCTCCCAATCACAGGATAGCATCTTCCCACCTGCCCTGACATGGGAGTGTCATGGAAGTGCTGACCTTTGGTCAGGCCAGTGACTTAAGCAGCTTGGGCCTTGGGGGAAAtagagggtaggtgggagggggcagtggggtgagaagagggggtggggggaatttgggatgtgcagggctgcggcggccagagaaagaggtgactttccccagctccagggctgtggctgctggggagagacggtcctccttcccagccccagctctgtggctgctgtggcgggggagagacccccccccttcttcccagctTGAGGGCTGCTGCAGCGAggaagagagggcacatccattgcaatagcgcttttatccaaaacATTTTACAGTAGTTAgttaatggtacaaacaacatttggaacgatgattaagtggtctgctgagaccctcagcaattttcaagtggtccgcagaaaaaaaaagtttgagaaccactgatttagaggataggtctacacagcaccaaaaaaaaaaagtgttcttaacTGGGAGTAGCCTACCTCCATTAGCTGgctcaggttaaaatagcagaCAAGACATGGCAACTTGCCTTTTAACTCTGATTAGCAGCTCAAGTGTAACAGGGCAGCCTGGGATTGAACCCAAGTTAAAGTTGTTGTCTTTACTGCTATTTTAAGTTAACGCACATTTTTGTGcatagaccagtgattctcaacctttctagactagtatacccctttcaggagtcagaTTGTcgttgcataccccaagtttcacctcacttaaaagctacttgcttacaaaatcagacatacaaatataaaagtgtcacagcaccctattactgaaaaattgcttactttcttagtttgtactgactttgctcaTGCTTTTTATGTAGGCTGTTGAAAAACTAAGCAAACatgtagatgagttgatgtgccccctggaaCACCTCTGGGTACCCCTGGTGTAAGTGAATCCTAAGTGAAGCCATTGGTGGTGAAAAAGTTATTACAGTGAAAATGATTCACCCCTCTCTGCTGGCCTGTAGTGTCTCCAAATGATACATTTCTTGCCTCTAGATGTGGTTTCAGCTTTCACTCTGAATAATGAAGGGCCACATCCTGTCTGTCATCTGTGGCAGTGCAAAGACCTGGACTGGTGCTGCTCCTTTGCAGAAAGCAGGGCTGGATTTGGAGGTCCACAACTACTGTATACTGTGAAGCTTTGCAAATTTTGATTACAGTGCAGCACTCCAGGGAGTTGTGGGGCTGAGGTGGGATCAGGGCCGATGGATCTGTGGTTTATGGATCCGTCTGCCATTCTCCTCCTCCGCCATGGGGACTGGTACAAATTTGCAGCTGCAGTTGTGGCCACAGTAGTTGCTCTGGGGCTTATGGAAGAGGCCTCCTCACTTCAGCCTCAATCCATTATCCCTATGACTCAAGCCGCACACTAGTTCTAGGACTATATAGTCTGTCCCTCTCATGGATGGCTGCATACATGTTCCTGAACACGCGATACAGCATGATTGCATTCTGAGTATGCATGGTATAAAATATACTTGCACATATGTTCACTCATGTATCCTTCTGCCTCAGTGTTCATTCTCTTGTGTTGCAGCTTTGTGCCTGAGTCTCCTTCCTCAGAAAGCAATGTTGTTTCAACAAGGAAGCAGCCACCAAATAGCCGGCTGTCTTCTCTCTCTTCTCAAACGGAACCTGCCTCCATGATCGATCAGCACCATTCCTTAAAAGACCAAAGGAGCACAAGTTTGGACCGTTCCAGCACTGATATGGATTCAACTGATGGTATTGAGGGACCCCTTCCAGCAGATACCTACCCTGAGGAGAAAACCATTGACTTCTCCTTCATTGATGTAAGTCTCCATAAAGGGAAAGAGTTGTTCATTTTTAAGTACGTTACCTATATTGTTAGCAAAATGCTATGCCATGTCTTCTCCCAACTTTATGTTCAACCTTGTGCTATGCTTCTTTATCCATTAAGGCTTCTTTATTGACTTCTTGTGTGAAAAGTTCAAGATAAATTGCAATGAAAGTTCTTGTGACTGCCCTTTCTATTAAGTCTGTGTGAATTCTATTAGGAGTCCAAAGGGACAATGGTTTGCACTTCAGTTGGTCATTTTTCAGTCTGCTCCTAGGAGACGTGCTGTGTAAAAGAGTTTAATGGCTCTAGGAAATGGAAGCCATACATTTCTGAGACAACATAGTTAAGTGATACAAATTGCTAGTGCTCACCATGCTGTGAGAAATGCAGATTAAGCTACAGATATTGGATTTGAATACTACTTTTCTAATTGACAATGGGACCATCTTTCTGCAgtcttttaaaaatcatattcctAAAATGATTTTAGTTTAAAGAGGATCTTTTGAGAAATTGAGAATCCTGAATTACATAGGAATGTTGGTAATATAGTGCCTAGTCATGCAGACTGTACTCTGCTTTAGTGCTATACGAGAGCATACCTAGAGATAATGTGGATTTCTCCTTTCAGGTACAGTCTCTGTGAATTAAGAATTTATCTTGAATAAGAGTTACTCATCTTTTATTGTATGTCAGCTAGTGGCAGATACTGTAGAAAGCTTCCTATGAATTGTTACGTTctctccacacagacacacacacacaccttgtttTGTAGTACAGCTCTGGGGAAGGTGGAATGCCGCTACAATGCATCTATTTACGTATTAGTGTGGCTGTCCTAAATAGCAGTAGTATAGCTCAACGGCAGACTGCACTGAAGACTGTCTGAAGGAGGTTAACACTTTATCTTCCCGTAACTAAGGATAATTGTCCACATCCTGGGCAGTGCAGCACAGCGGTTTCACACCTTACTGCCAGGGGATTCTGGGTGTAGGGTACCTTGCAGTGGGCTCTGCTATAGGACCATAGATCCCATCCTCCCAGCAGCTGCAAGTGCCATTTCAAAACAGTGATGACTTCAAGCAGAACTGTTGAAGTCTAGAAGGCCCCTGTGCTGTTCGTGTGAATGGCTAGTTTCTGAACtgagaacttctaaaatatttattttaaaatagaagttTTCACAGGGGAAGATGGAGGGCCCAGGGCCTCTGGGAAAAGACTCAGTCATAATCGGCAATGAATTATATCACTAAATACAACTGCAGCGGCCTTTGCTCTACTGTAATCCATTCAGTTTTCCTTTGTGTATGGAGATGGCATTGTTTTAAATAACTGATTATCTCCTTTTTACCAAAGGCCATGGTATTTAACTTTCAGTCTTTTTGTTGCTGGTAAACAGCTTGACATTTCTGAGGATGGGGACCAATCAAGGCTGGGAAAATatagcagagggagagagagagttgcaTAATCACTTTACGGTTTTGCAAATCCCTGCCTTCTGATTGGCTGATGGCCATTGTTACCTAGTAAGAGCACACAGATTATCATAGTTTGGTTATTGAAAAATAACTCTGCAGTTTCTATACAGATTAGACATCCAGAACCAAGCAGAGTTCAGGGAACTGTCCAAATGGGAAACCACTGTAGTTCCATATCGGTTATTGTACAGCATCTTAGCACTCTGAGTAAATTCGATTTTAATTGGAGTTTAAAATAACAGtgataataattaaaacaaaagtaGTCCTAATTAAGCTGAAATATGGTTATGCTTAAAAATAAGACCTGAAGTAGTTATGGAATGAACTGCTCTATTTTCAGACTAATTGAAATTGCCACATTTGAGGGtaacctttttctctttaaaagcaAACTTCTATACTGGATTCCAGTGTCCTGAAAACCCGTGTGCAGCTCAGCAAAAGGATTCGCCACCGGCCACCTAGCTCCCATTCACTCAGGAGAAGCAGACAGATAGAATCTGAAAACAAACTCTCTGCGATGCAGGAGACAGACAGCACTTGGATGTTTAAAGACTCCACAGGTATCCCTCTCAGTCCTGTGAAATAATTAGTCATGGTGCTGCGGGGTTGGAGATATATTATGTTCTCCATAGAATCTTCTCTCTCCTTTGAGCTAATGTCCCTGTGGGTACTCCGCTTTAGTTGTGTGTGCACCTTCAGAGATTTTTGTCAGCAGCGTGTGCAGGTCCACGTGTCTTTGTGCTTCAGCCTGAGGATATACAGTGCGGGGTggactccagttccttctcaaccacctgtGACTAGAGATGTTCACTAACTTAGCATACCTaccttgtttttttccttgttgttcctattattttattaatgttaGTCCCTTATTTTAGTTtgttgttttacattttctttccccACCAAAAGTTCTGTGGTTTAGCGGGTCCCCCCTTTTGTTCCATGGTCAGGGCCTCTTGCCCTTGGCCCCTGTTCATTTGCTGCCTTTCTTCCTTGGGTGTGCCTAAAATCCTGGGCTTCAAACCCTGACAGACCTGACACAGGTCCTTTCCCCTCAACAATGGGCATTCCAGCTGTCGTGGAGAGTCTCAAATCCTGTCAAAGTGCAAGTCTGCTTTAGCTTCAAGAGCAGATCCGGGAACCTGAGAGAGGCTGAAGTTGCTCCTTATTGAGCATTCACTTTGAGACCCACCACCACTTCAGAGTCCAAATCTTCCCCTGCACCTTTCCACCCTCTCACCCATACACTGGGGTCAGCCTCTGAGGCCTTCCAGTGATTTCTTCAGCTTCAGTGAGCAGAGATGAAGGGACACATTTGAAGACTTCAAAATCTACTAAAGAGAAAATACCTTGATCCCCGGATGGGAGAAATTGGCCCAGAGACCAGGAAATAGGGAGACCTTGCCTCACAGTATGGGTAGTGCCGAGGCTTATGGTTCCTCTGGTACCAAGAGGTGGGTACCTGCAAAAAAGGCTTCTAGCTCCCTGTGTACCAAGAAGTCTCTCAGCGAACAAGTGGTAGCCTCATTGGAGCCCTCCAAGCAGAGGGAGGGACTCTTTGAAGAAAGCATCTTTGACCTCTTCCTTGAGCCATGGCCATAAAGGGCGTAGGACCATACCATCCATACCCTCTCCAGTGCCACTTGGCGGATCTCAGCCTGGGGATCCGTGTCTAAGAGCTCTGATACTGGTTGGATTTCTTTCTCAGAGGCTCTCCAAGTGTCAGTAGAGCCCAAATTCCCTCTCCTGAGGAGTACCAAGAAGGATTTTTGCCAGTACTGATGCACCCTCTGGTACTGGCATACCCTCCAGTACTGCTTAGCTCCTCCGCTGAATACAAGGGATGACACTTCTTCAGACTCAGACATTTCCCTACAGGATTCTACCACCTTTCCTGTGCTGTATCCTAACGATGAGTCCACAGGAACCAGATGACATCAGACCCGTCAGCCTTGGCAATAGCAACCTGGAGGTCCCTCTCCCTTTCCTTATGCCCTGCCACTTTGGGCTTTCTGGAACCCTTGGATCCTGTCTGGTGATTAGTTCTATAGAGTGTCACCACTGGTACCCCAGAACCCTCTTCCCAAGGAAGATCCTTTAGAAGAACAAGAGCTAAGGGCAGAGGAGAAGGCACTACCATCTAATAAATCCTCTTCCTTACGAGACAAGGCAATTATGTTCCCTCCCCCATCCTACATGGGTGACTTCAAAGACTTCCAAGAATGGAGGAAAAGGGTGGCGGAGGCTTTAACAATCCCTTGGAGGAGATACAAGAACCGCAGCatgactccctgcctgccctggccctgcaccacgtccctgtggcccctgggggagggaggagcagatggctccacgtgctgcccttgcctgaaggcacggccccctgcagctcccattggccgggaatggggaactgcggccaatgggagcttcgggggtggtacccGCAGGTGAGGGCAACGCGCGGcggagctgcctgccccacccccaggagccactgccggacatgctggccatcCTAGAGCTGCTTGGGGTAAGCGGCactgggctggagcccgcacgccaaacccctcctgcaccccgcactccaaccctgagccccctgccacaccctgcagccctcctgcgccccaaccccttgccctgagccccctcctgcatacCGCAgacccttctgcaccccacattccctcctacaccccagccccctgctgcacccctcctacagctcaaccccttgccttgagccccttcctgcatacTGCACACACTCCCTACCACATCCCAACCCCATGCCcaagccctacattcatggccctgcatacaatttccccacccagatgtggccctcgggccaaaaacttTACCCTCGCTGGTCTAGATCAACACCTTACAACAATACACCTTACAACAACCTTAAGCTCCTGCACCTTTTTGGCCACAAAAGCTACTCTTTGGTTGCCCTGGGTAGCCAGCTATCATGCCTTGATGGCAAAGTACAACGGTATGAACTATAGCAAATGTTCTCACTTTTGCCACAAGAGCAGAAGGACCAGTTTCAAGCCCTCATCACCAAAGGCGATTGTCAAAGCGTGTTTACGGTCTTTACTCAATCAGCTGACACAGCCTCTGGTTCTATGGTAACCACCATAGTTATGCATCAACCTTATAGCTGCAGTCCTCTGGACTCCCCAGGGAAGTACAGAATACAGTGGAGGATCTTAAGGCTCAATGGATGGGAGAAAAGAGTGTACGATCAAACTAGCCCCTTCTGCTAGTTTCTGTTTCAGGGACATGAAGAGCAAGTTATCCCAGCTATTGCATGGTTGAGTGTGCCGACTGCTCTGTTCTCATGTTGCTAGTAACTAGCTGCACTTGCGTGCATGATTAGTGATCTGACTCAATACAAAATGCAGTGTTCATTTTAAGACATTGAATCAGAAATGTTAATATTACAAAGCTACAGCTGTTTTTGGTTCAAGCTGTGACCTCTGATGATCATTGTGCAAAGCCAAAATGTAGTAATTTCCAAGTAAGAGGCCAGTGAATGTGAGTGAACTGAGCTATTGTAAACTTAACTGTAACATACACACATGTGCTTTGATGCTTTAATGTATAAACGGAGCAATTCAGAAGCAATAGCTGAATTAATTTAAGTATGCAATTCTGCCCTTTTACAGCCCTAATAAACAGAGTCTCTCTACCATTAGGTATTTACAATGTGCCCAGCGCCATGGTATGAGTGCTTAATCATGTCAAATAACTTCCACTGAGTCTTCATGATTCTACTATGTTACATTGTTACATAGGAAGAGGGTTATGAGGTCAAGGCATAGACAGGAAGTTTGCTGACCAACTTGCTTTGTTTCTATTTAAATGCGTATGGGGTGAAATAACATCTGGTCATTGTAATTTTTGTTAGAAGAGAAATCTACAAAACAGGAAGAGTCTGATGAGGAAGAAAAAATACACCGAACTGAGAGATCCTCAGCTGTTCAACCTCAGAGGCTTCCTGTTTTTCCAGGCATGGACCACTCTGTTCTCAAGGTGAAGATAGACAGATCATACTAGATTAGGTCaggggtccatctagtccagtatcccatGATTGACAGTGGCTACCATCAGATGCTCTCCAGCAGAAGGTGCAAGAATCCCCGAAAGGGCAATTTATATATTaacccagcggttctcaaactgtgggtcgggaccccaagtGGGTCacgatcccattttaatggggtcaccagagctggtttagacttgctggagccaaagcctgagccccacctctcggggccgaagcctgaggacttcagccctgggcgccGGGACTCGGGTTACAGGCCCTCTGCCTGGggtgaagcccttgagctttggctttggtccccacaccgggggcagtggggcttgggcgggctcaggctttggtccccgctcctggggttgtacagtaatttttgttgtcagaaggacattgtggtgcaatgaagtttgagaaccccaaaCAGTTCAGAGGAGAAAACTTGATGATCTGTTAGATGGCCTAAGAAACTTATAGCAATGTTGTAAATAGCTTTTTCACTCATTGACCCTGTATTATTGATAGAAATATTGGCAGTGGTTTAGAAGGAAATTTAACTTCATAATAGTTTGTGTATGTTTTCACAACAGCTTAGATTTATGGTAAATTCCATTATAAATGTATGCAGTTTTATGGATTTCAGGCTTGTGCTTTCTGCTGCTTCATACGCCAGTGAAATGATTTGAGTGATCAGATTGTCCTCCAAGGAAATCTaaaagcagttttttttaaaaataaacctttcttctaGGCTCAGCTTCGGAAAAGACAAGAGCCCGAGAGTCCCAGTGAAATAAATTCTGCACAGCTATTTAAATCCCAGTTCCAGCAAGGAGCTCCTGGTGGCAGGGTACTGCCCTCTAGTGCTGAGAAGGAGAACAGGTGAGAGAGCTGTTTAAATCCCAGCAAGCCGTAAATTCAGAAATAGCTGGTCATTTCATTGCTAGGATCCTAGAAGGATATggcttattttgtttttgtttctgtaatGAGGTATTGTCATTGTAGGATAAAGTTTATTTTGCTGTGTCCTTAGATCAGAAGAAATGTCTCCTCAATGGCTGAAAGAGCTGAAATCGAAGAAGAGGCAGAGCCAGCACGAGAATCAGGTTTGAGAAGGTACAGTACAGCAAAATTAGAGGTGTTACTCTGTAGAATTTGCATCTGACTGCTTTGCTGTGAAGTCTCCTGTCTTTTCAGCCAAAAGAGATTCTTAGATGATGGAAAAGTAACATGCAGTTACCTTTAGCCCTTGCAGTCTGGCAGAAACAATGTTTGTTCAAGTATTCTCACCCTATTTCCACAGGGTCTGGGTAAGCTCTTGCTGTGACTGGTACAGCCATGTGGCTGGACATGCAGCAGACACATCTTTGCAATGCTCAAGCCCCTTAAAGCTGATGCTAATGATCTGAAGCTTTGAGTGGAAAATCTGTTCTGAACCTGCCTGTACTCTGCAAGCAAAGAGTATACACATGTTGTATGTAACTGTGCACTCCATGTCcaagacagaaaaatatttccataatgAAGCAGATCCGATTTCATTGGAATTTACTGTACAGATTATgctgttttcccctttctcttgtTGTTGTTTAGCCTTATTTACTACCCCAGATGAAGGTGCTATTAACTTCTCAGCAGGCAATTCTATGATGATAACGTTCATCATTCTGCTAATTTTATAACCATATGTGGAGTCCTACTACTAAGTGTTGTCATTGTTTAATGGGCAGGTTCTGCAGATCGCTATTTAGAGCATTGGAGCACTTGGTTTCAGTGATGCTCTTAATAGTTCATATGCAATTTAATAACACAAAATAgcttgcagctgctgctgctgcaccagcaACATGCAAAGAGCATCATCGATGGTGTACACGTGTCACAGAGACTTGAGAGTCCCGAGGGTGATGGGGTTGGTTACATTTATGAACAATGTCATacagcagctgttcaaacagcttctgtgttttatttccttttcagaCACCGATTATGACTAGGAAAAGACCGAGAAGTATAACAGAAGCCTTAACTCATCTGAACCTAACATTCACAcatcatgctgctgctgtttgcttcCTGCCTCGACTGCTATGTGCATGGTGCCTTCCTGCTTTGTGGAGAAAGCTGCTTAATATTCATAGACAAATACAAAGCTGTATCTTCTCAGATAGGGAAGGATATAGTCACTTTAGAACTACCTGAAGTAAGAGATGGTGCAGTATACTTAGTACTTCAGAAGGTCTTGCCAGAGGGTAACATTTGTTCTAGGAAATACGGCACATCAGAAGAAGTCCCCTTGCCTTCAAACAAAGATGACATCTCTGCAGAATTAAGCTATGTTCAGTAACTCAAGCATGTGAATGCTAGTAGGCATGTCAAGTGTAAAGGCTGGGGTTTGTATTTGTTTATGAAAATAAcaaaattttaaattatattcatCTTTCTTGTGAACTAATAGTGGTTCCTATTCAGAATGAAGTTTGTGGAAGAGAGAGTGAAAGAACAAATCCTGCTTACTGCcatattaaaaaatgaaacttgactgatatttttttaaagatatttttcatTGGCTGATGCTTGCACATGATCTGCTGATCAGGCAGATCAAGTTGATTTTTAGATTGAGCATAAAGTTAATTTTTCATTCTTTAACTGAGATTGTCTGGTCTGTCAGCATGTAGCATAATTGCATCATTAGAATGTCATATTCTTAGGATGATAAAGCAATAATGTCAAccaattctctttaaaaatagatgtaaatattgtttttattactcAAAAAGAAGAGACGAGGAAGGATGTATAGTCTTGTCAATATGAGGGTTCCAGGTAATTGCTGAATGTCATTCTAGAAGCACCTCAGATTGTCCCACTGGATATTTTTATTAGTTACCTTTGTAAATATCAGTTTTAAGTGTTTATTTTTATGCTGATTTTGTAGGATCACCTAAATGCAATCTCTCACTTCTCAACTGTTTATTGAAATGATCTATACATTTTACTTTGGTAAGACCAAATGCTGGTATGTTAGCAATGTAGATAATACTAACATTACAACACAGATGTGTCAGTCACATCAGAAGAATTTTGATGTCTTTGGATCCAGATTCTGAAATTGGCaagatttttttaaccaaaaagttCATTTATAAGTAAATTATAAATGGatactgtatttaaaatattttccccaagTGCTCTTTCcagaaaatctttaaaaatatacgCTAATGGGAAAGCTCATTCCGTAAGGTAGGCCCCGCCAGGACTCCGATAAGGAGAGCAAGTGTAATGGAAAGGAGAATTGAATCAAAGCAGACGAGCTCTTTCTATTCTGCTATTCTCATAACCTTCTGTGGCAAACTGTTCGGGCCTGAACAGTCAGATGTGATGAAGCTGCACACAGTTGCATTCTGGAAGCAAAACAGTGTTCGCTGTCTACTTCACTGCAGTTCTTGTCTCCTGCTGAAAGGTTATTAtataaattaaatgttaaaaacCGGGCACCCGCACTTGCACgcgttttcccttttcctgctcaGTGTTTCAGAAGGCTTGTCTTACGTGTTACTACCACAACAGTGCACCTGCTAGCCAAAGGGTAACCTTTGTCTGCCATCCGTCAAGTTTTTAGCTGCCATAAACCATGTGCCAACTTTTGTCCTAAAGAAGTCACAAATGAGGTGAGTTCACTCCCAGCCTGTATTTCAGTAAATAACTGCAGTATGTCAAGAGATATGACCAGTATGCTCTTCTCCCTTTTACTATCAGAATTCTAACAGTAGCACCCCTTATTTTATAGAAAtacaaatgaatatttttcacttcaaaataaaaatgtctttgtTCAGTTCTTTGCCCTGCTCCATGTAAGAGAGGTGACAATGCCAGATACACTGTTTTACAGTTTCTTCTGCCACAGCTCAGTGAATTCTCAAATATTACTGCCAAATGGAGTCACGCTTCTGCCCTCTTTCATGTGGAtaacctcccctttcccctccccccgcccataaggggaagggggagaagcttTCAGAGGAGCGCAGTTGTCCAAACTATTAGAGACACTGTTGACTGCTTTTTAAAACTAGTTGTATATATTTTCTGCCCATTGTATATGTGGTGTGGGACCTGTTTTTATTTTGGAAACGTAACTTTTAGGCAAGCTTTGTATTTTTCTGTGCTTGTAATGCATCAGCCAACTTGTTTTGTCAGTTGTGTACCAGATGTTCTTGATGGTGTTGGTGTGTACAATTTGAACAGTATTAGCTGCAGGGTTTTTAGGTGTGACAGAAGAATGTTGGTCACTTTTAATTTCCCTTGCTAAGCGTGAgtggctttcttttttttttacggTATTCAaaacccaaataaatttatttgtgAGCATAAAAATGCTGAGGGAGGTTTAATTTTAGGATTGAGCAACTTGATAGTGTCTCtttaatgacaaaaagaaaacgtttcagaggaacagccgtgttagtctgtattcgcaaaaagaaaaggagtacttgtggcaccttagagactaaccaatttatttga encodes the following:
- the KIAA1671 gene encoding uncharacterized protein KIAA1671 homolog isoform X4 → MINSLCTVLAHQIDQLRQCFARQPPEAKDTDTLVQEADSQYGTWSEQRHSGDSFVPESPSSESNVVSTRKQPPNSRLSSLSSQTEPASMIDQHHSLKDQRSTSLDRSSTDMDSTDGIEGPLPADTYPEEKTIDFSFIDQTSILDSSVLKTRVQLSKRIRHRPPSSHSLRRSRQIESENKLSAMQETDSTWMFKDSTEEKSTKQEESDEEEKIHRTERSSAVQPQRLPVFPGMDHSVLKAQLRKRQEPESPSEINSAQLFKSQFQQGAPGGRVLPSSAEKENRSEEMSPQWLKELKSKKRQSQHENQV
- the KIAA1671 gene encoding uncharacterized protein KIAA1671 homolog isoform X2, translating into MDYLGDKLTVAQTHMTQWMGTVRRSLQEALNLVTTAVAHERTSGEGGSRTPFKRTSSFRHFASRSRESFRRFSVRSQQRFSSLRKRQASSEPPDLDQLRQCFARQPPEAKDTDTLVQEADSQYGTWSEQRHSGDSFVPESPSSESNVVSTRKQPPNSRLSSLSSQTEPASMIDQHHSLKDQRSTSLDRSSTDMDSTDGIEGPLPADTYPEEKTIDFSFIDQTSILDSSVLKTRVQLSKRIRHRPPSSHSLRRSRQIESENKLSAMQETDSTWMFKDSTEEKSTKQEESDEEEKIHRTERSSAVQPQRLPVFPGMDHSVLKAQLRKRQEPESPSEINSAQLFKSQFQQGAPGGRVLPSSAEKENRSEEMSPQWLKELKSKKRQSQHENQV
- the KIAA1671 gene encoding uncharacterized protein KIAA1671 homolog isoform X3, yielding MCFERMEYYYCPSLLKSLRYLWDQLRQCFARQPPEAKDTDTLVQEADSQYGTWSEQRHSGDSFVPESPSSESNVVSTRKQPPNSRLSSLSSQTEPASMIDQHHSLKDQRSTSLDRSSTDMDSTDGIEGPLPADTYPEEKTIDFSFIDQTSILDSSVLKTRVQLSKRIRHRPPSSHSLRRSRQIESENKLSAMQETDSTWMFKDSTEEKSTKQEESDEEEKIHRTERSSAVQPQRLPVFPGMDHSVLKAQLRKRQEPESPSEINSAQLFKSQFQQGAPGGRVLPSSAEKENRSEEMSPQWLKELKSKKRQSQHENQV